One Spartobacteria bacterium genomic region harbors:
- a CDS encoding HEAT repeat domain-containing protein, with translation MLKKWEWITSYIDFRSGKVMTAGIIIILLCFVVLIVIITRVSAAANKSHRKMVKKNRKKKVATREVDLSEMLSTLDSLDDRARREAADHLKHLGSSPNPDLRPLIDAIHDPSDEIRENATWALAQAKNPDSIQALAGVIHDQNPKVRENTVQALSDIDDIRTVDPLIAALKDTNPQVRETAANGLARRRSNKAIEPLIDALRNDSKGRIQWALVEFGQAAIEPLLGALKDSDIEIRERAERILNLIRHPHSAESLVVALRDGEVKVRRNAVAELREMDDPSVLSSLLGALRDKDAMVRRDAVDALAEIKNPDSVEPLIDSLHDEELRPAVVHALGELRDPRCVDSLMNVLQGHDDSIRENVAFALVKIGKPAVQSLCSAMSDSNPRVRENAVWALGEIKDPAAVDSLVRALRDDNLLVRVKAVESLGEIKDPGSVEYLFNCLQDRNLLVRVQAAKVLGGISDIRSAGPLVRALKDDNAYVRENAAKALTNIKDPTSIEYLIETLNDENSKVRDTALNALRVITGASEANTHREWLDWWDRNKKTFMLERETGSRSFGRR, from the coding sequence ATGTTGAAGAAATGGGAATGGATAACATCATATATTGATTTTCGATCGGGGAAGGTAATGACCGCAGGCATAATTATAATTTTATTGTGTTTCGTTGTGTTGATCGTGATTATTACGCGGGTATCGGCAGCAGCGAACAAAAGCCATCGCAAGATGGTTAAGAAAAACCGAAAGAAAAAAGTCGCCACACGCGAAGTGGACTTATCCGAGATGCTGAGCACTCTGGATAGTCTCGATGATCGTGCACGCCGTGAAGCGGCGGATCATCTCAAGCATCTGGGCTCTTCGCCCAATCCGGACTTACGACCGCTAATTGATGCCATTCATGATCCCAGCGATGAAATTCGCGAAAATGCAACCTGGGCACTGGCACAGGCAAAAAATCCCGATTCGATTCAGGCTCTGGCGGGGGTTATACACGATCAAAATCCAAAAGTACGTGAAAACACCGTTCAGGCACTTAGTGACATTGATGACATTCGTACAGTGGATCCTCTGATTGCGGCACTGAAAGACACCAACCCGCAAGTACGCGAGACAGCAGCAAACGGTCTGGCACGAAGACGTAGCAACAAAGCCATTGAACCATTGATTGATGCCCTGCGCAACGATTCCAAAGGGCGCATTCAATGGGCCCTTGTCGAATTTGGTCAGGCAGCTATCGAACCGCTTCTGGGTGCCCTGAAAGACTCTGATATAGAAATTCGAGAACGCGCCGAGCGAATATTAAATCTGATCCGTCATCCCCATTCTGCTGAATCGCTCGTTGTTGCATTGCGCGATGGCGAAGTCAAAGTGCGACGCAATGCCGTGGCTGAATTACGCGAGATGGATGATCCGTCAGTACTGAGCTCGCTATTAGGCGCACTGCGGGATAAAGATGCCATGGTTCGTCGCGATGCGGTGGATGCGCTGGCGGAAATCAAAAATCCTGACAGCGTCGAGCCGCTGATTGACTCACTGCACGACGAAGAACTCCGCCCCGCAGTGGTGCATGCCTTGGGAGAACTGCGCGATCCGCGCTGTGTGGACTCCCTGATGAATGTACTCCAGGGGCACGATGATTCTATTCGGGAAAACGTTGCTTTTGCCTTGGTTAAAATCGGCAAGCCCGCCGTGCAGTCACTATGCAGCGCGATGTCTGACAGCAATCCGCGTGTACGTGAAAATGCCGTCTGGGCACTGGGAGAAATCAAAGATCCAGCCGCCGTAGATTCACTGGTTCGGGCCTTGCGCGACGACAACCTGCTGGTGCGCGTAAAAGCGGTAGAATCGCTAGGGGAAATAAAAGACCCAGGCTCCGTAGAATATCTCTTCAACTGTCTTCAGGATCGAAACCTGCTGGTTCGGGTACAGGCGGCGAAAGTACTTGGGGGTATCTCCGATATCCGATCGGCCGGACCGTTGGTCAGAGCATTAAAGGATGACAACGCCTATGTACGCGAAAATGCCGCAAAAGCACTGACTAATATTAAAGATCCCACATCGATTGAATACCTGATTGAAACGTTGAACGATGAAAATTCTAAGGTTAGAGATACAGCGCTCAACGCGCTGCGCGTGATCACCGGTGCATCAGAAGCAAACACACATCGGGAGTGGCTGGATTGGTGGGATCGAAACAAAAAGACCTTTATGCTGGAACGAGAAACAGGATCTCGTTCTTTTGGCAGGCGTTAA
- a CDS encoding transporter substrate-binding domain-containing protein: protein MDAELPLPEDPSTIKWYAGSDVDALDKQGTFRILLQRFSEDETPNDHDVLSQQRAIATTFARDMGWTPEYVYVDTFDQLIPALLEHRGDVIIANMTVTEARKKSVAFTVPIALVNEQIVARKSVPTPLSLSELDEKILGVQRGTTFYKTAEKLLGELPGLHIEILDAAYDSDRMLQAVENEEVDLVIEDSNYLHAYIKNHDNVKAIWTMEPAKDVAWAVRTDSTELLTILNRYLYQVMEDMDAGSTFTSDWPQIQELGSIRFLLHNSLGSYFIWKGESMGYEYELARYFAQSNNVLLEPIAVPSRNDIIPLLLQGKGDVGAAMLPITPEALAQGIAFAGPYYYADGCLIVNKDAGELHDLADLAGRSITVKKNSRYWNTLTAVKAKNSLDFTIEAVPEDTTTDELIDDVATGTRYATIIDSHKLDHVLTYHNDIQSPFTVGDPHPYGWAVRRSNPILLAQLDAFFAKEIRGLFFNMTYKKYFKNKQWANNDVTQNTGNPLQSSSLTPYDCIIQKYANKYQFDWRLIASQIVQESRCDPNAVSWDGAEGLMQLMPETAKQLGFNSVRRPDQGIHAGIKYMDYLRSQFSGIDLLESEKVWFILAAYNAGIGHVYDAIDLARREGMNPHLWADNVERAMLQLSSRTYANAAQYGYVRGSEPVNYVKEIKTRYTTYKQACPTTSSDVQSPTTK, encoded by the coding sequence ATGGACGCAGAACTTCCGCTGCCGGAGGATCCGTCCACAATAAAATGGTATGCAGGAAGCGATGTCGACGCGCTGGATAAACAGGGAACGTTTCGAATCCTGCTTCAACGTTTTTCTGAAGACGAGACCCCCAACGACCACGATGTCCTGAGCCAGCAGCGAGCCATCGCCACCACGTTTGCCCGGGATATGGGATGGACGCCCGAATATGTCTATGTAGACACTTTTGACCAATTAATCCCCGCCCTCCTGGAACACCGAGGCGATGTAATCATCGCAAATATGACGGTCACAGAAGCACGCAAAAAAAGTGTTGCATTCACCGTTCCGATCGCACTGGTAAACGAGCAGATCGTTGCCAGGAAATCAGTGCCAACCCCGCTGTCGCTTTCAGAACTGGATGAAAAAATATTAGGTGTTCAACGAGGAACCACCTTCTATAAAACAGCCGAAAAGCTTTTAGGCGAACTGCCGGGGCTGCATATCGAGATCTTGGATGCCGCCTATGACTCAGACCGCATGCTGCAAGCTGTTGAAAATGAAGAGGTTGACTTAGTCATAGAGGACAGCAACTACCTCCATGCCTACATAAAAAACCATGACAATGTAAAAGCGATATGGACGATGGAACCGGCCAAGGACGTGGCATGGGCCGTGCGTACCGACAGCACAGAGTTGCTAACCATTCTCAATCGGTATCTATACCAAGTCATGGAAGACATGGATGCCGGTTCAACCTTCACCAGTGACTGGCCTCAGATACAGGAACTCGGCTCTATCCGCTTCCTTCTTCACAACAGCCTTGGATCCTATTTTATCTGGAAGGGCGAGTCCATGGGATATGAATACGAACTGGCCCGATACTTTGCGCAAAGCAACAATGTACTTCTGGAACCCATTGCCGTACCGTCCCGGAATGACATCATCCCGCTGCTGCTTCAGGGAAAAGGTGATGTCGGTGCCGCCATGCTGCCAATAACCCCCGAAGCACTGGCTCAAGGCATAGCCTTTGCAGGCCCGTATTATTATGCGGATGGATGCCTTATCGTGAATAAAGATGCCGGTGAACTGCACGATCTGGCAGATTTAGCCGGCAGATCTATTACGGTTAAAAAAAATAGCAGATATTGGAATACCCTGACCGCAGTGAAAGCCAAGAACAGTCTCGACTTCACCATTGAAGCCGTTCCGGAAGACACGACAACCGATGAACTCATTGACGACGTCGCAACGGGAACACGCTATGCCACAATCATCGACAGCCACAAATTAGATCACGTATTAACATACCATAATGACATCCAAAGTCCCTTTACAGTGGGCGATCCCCATCCCTATGGCTGGGCCGTGCGCCGCTCAAATCCGATTCTATTGGCGCAGCTTGACGCCTTTTTTGCCAAAGAAATTCGAGGTCTGTTTTTCAATATGACCTACAAAAAATACTTCAAAAACAAGCAATGGGCCAACAATGACGTAACACAAAATACCGGGAATCCGCTACAAAGCTCCTCACTCACTCCCTACGACTGCATCATACAAAAATACGCCAACAAATATCAGTTCGACTGGCGACTGATCGCCTCGCAAATTGTCCAGGAAAGCCGCTGTGACCCTAACGCCGTTTCATGGGACGGAGCAGAAGGATTAATGCAGCTGATGCCGGAAACCGCCAAACAGTTAGGATTCAACTCCGTTCGCCGACCGGATCAGGGAATTCATGCCGGCATCAAATATATGGATTATCTACGCAGCCAATTTTCCGGCATCGATCTATTGGAGAGCGAAAAAGTGTGGTTTATTCTCGCAGCATATAACGCCGGAATCGGCCACGTATACGACGCCATCGACTTAGCTCGTCGCGAAGGAATGAACCCTCATTTATGGGCAGATAATGTCGAAAGAGCCATGCTCCAATTATCAAGTCGCACATACGCCAATGCAGCTCAATACGGCTATGTACGTGGAAGTGAGCCGGTAAATTATGTAAAAGAAATCAAAACACGCTATACGACATATAAACAAGCCTGCCCCACCACCAGCTCCGACGTGCAGTCGCCCACCACCAAGTAA
- a CDS encoding sodium:calcium antiporter has protein sequence MDALLEHYLTLFPFWGLLAVIAIAIIGLGKGADVLVGEAVTLSLRWNVPKMLVGATVVSLGTTLPETAVSVIAALKGQPGLALGNAVGSIICDTGLILGLSATIASLPIVRSVVDRQGWIQLLAAAALVLFSINSMSWHTLTTEGGHFPQWAGWLCVTALAAYLWLSISWARKEGATSQEELTEDASKMWVVILKLAIGITLVVGASEILIPAAKETAMRLHVPQSVIAATLVAFGTSLPELVTAMTSIRRGHPELAMGNVIGADILNVLFVTGVAASVTHGGLTVDPMFFKQLYPAMLLIIIVFRFAVAGRRTHMPRWTGLILLTVYAVITITGYITE, from the coding sequence ATGGATGCGCTATTGGAACATTATTTGACTCTATTTCCCTTCTGGGGCCTTCTGGCTGTTATCGCTATAGCGATTATCGGTCTTGGCAAAGGTGCCGACGTGCTGGTGGGAGAGGCTGTTACGCTTTCGCTCCGCTGGAATGTCCCCAAAATGCTTGTCGGTGCGACAGTCGTGAGTTTAGGAACAACCCTTCCTGAAACTGCGGTATCGGTTATTGCGGCATTAAAAGGACAGCCGGGGCTGGCATTAGGCAATGCGGTGGGATCGATCATCTGCGATACGGGATTGATTCTCGGATTATCCGCGACCATTGCTTCGCTGCCGATTGTGCGCAGCGTTGTGGATCGTCAGGGATGGATTCAGCTCCTTGCGGCGGCCGCATTGGTTCTTTTCAGCATAAACAGCATGTCGTGGCACACGCTTACCACGGAAGGCGGGCATTTTCCACAATGGGCCGGCTGGCTTTGCGTGACGGCTCTGGCGGCCTATTTATGGCTATCTATCTCCTGGGCACGCAAAGAAGGAGCAACCTCGCAGGAGGAACTGACTGAGGACGCGAGCAAAATGTGGGTTGTGATCCTCAAATTAGCCATTGGGATCACACTCGTTGTGGGAGCATCTGAAATACTCATTCCAGCGGCAAAAGAAACAGCCATGCGACTGCATGTTCCTCAAAGCGTGATTGCCGCCACCCTGGTGGCCTTTGGGACGTCTTTGCCAGAACTGGTTACCGCCATGACATCTATTCGCAGGGGACATCCCGAACTAGCCATGGGCAATGTAATTGGAGCGGACATATTAAACGTCCTTTTTGTTACCGGCGTCGCGGCCAGTGTCACCCATGGCGGTTTGACGGTAGATCCCATGTTTTTCAAACAGCTGTATCCGGCGATGCTACTGATTATCATTGTTTTTCGGTTTGCTGTAGCAGGACGTCGAACCCATATGCCTCGATGGACAGGACTGATTTTACTGACGGTTTATGCGGTGATCACCATCACGGGCTATATAACTGAATAA
- a CDS encoding TatD family deoxyribonuclease yields MSWIDTHAHLERFQRDGTLKDVLARAKEADISSLIWVGSREEANTWAVECATENPAVWAAVGYDRDTATEQSDMDALEALLVHSRVVGVGEVGLDYHYNQETASQQCRLLEKMLDRAVAHTKPVIIHTRDAFDDTFSLLQSYANQWAGDPCRVGVIHCFTGSRTEARHFIDLGFMISFSGITTFATAHNVRDTASYVPMDRLLIETDSPYLAPIPHRGKQNEPSFVPHVGEQLAKIHHVTSDQMAETTTRNAQKLFGLE; encoded by the coding sequence ATGAGCTGGATAGATACACATGCACATTTGGAGCGTTTTCAGCGCGATGGAACCTTAAAGGATGTACTGGCACGCGCCAAAGAAGCTGACATATCCTCGCTAATATGGGTTGGGTCACGCGAAGAGGCCAACACCTGGGCCGTGGAATGCGCAACAGAGAACCCTGCCGTCTGGGCTGCGGTGGGATACGACCGCGACACGGCGACAGAACAATCGGATATGGATGCGCTGGAAGCATTGCTCGTTCATTCCCGGGTAGTCGGCGTGGGTGAAGTGGGTCTGGATTATCATTACAATCAGGAAACCGCATCGCAGCAGTGCCGGTTGCTTGAAAAGATGCTGGACAGAGCCGTTGCCCACACAAAGCCGGTGATTATCCATACACGCGACGCTTTTGACGATACATTCAGTCTATTGCAGAGCTACGCCAATCAGTGGGCCGGAGATCCCTGTCGCGTGGGAGTCATTCATTGCTTCACCGGTTCCCGCACTGAAGCACGCCACTTTATCGATCTCGGATTCATGATCAGCTTCAGCGGCATCACCACCTTTGCAACGGCGCACAATGTTCGCGATACCGCATCCTATGTACCGATGGATCGCCTGCTTATAGAAACGGACAGCCCCTATCTCGCACCGATACCTCATCGAGGAAAACAAAATGAACCCTCTTTCGTGCCGCATGTGGGCGAACAACTGGCAAAAATCCACCACGTAACGTCTGATCAGATGGCAGAAACCACCACACGTAATGCCCAAAAGCTATTCGGTCTAGAATGA